One window of the Desulfovibrio sp. genome contains the following:
- a CDS encoding MOSC domain-containing protein: METDMGIDMGIGMGVIRAICTSAKKGTAKKTVPSATLVVEHGIEGDAHAGKWHRQVSLLSWQAIEDFKARGAIVSHGCFGENLIVDGIDFAALPVGTRLSCNEVLMEVSQIGKECHSHCQIFHTMGDCIMPRQGVFAKVLHGGLVRPGDEMLVLPVGREAGADY, translated from the coding sequence ATGGAAACCGACATGGGAATTGACATGGGAATTGGCATGGGAGTTATTCGGGCCATCTGCACCAGCGCAAAAAAAGGCACTGCCAAAAAGACCGTTCCGTCAGCCACCCTGGTGGTGGAGCACGGCATTGAGGGCGACGCGCATGCCGGCAAGTGGCACCGTCAGGTCAGTCTGCTGTCCTGGCAGGCTATTGAGGATTTCAAGGCCAGGGGAGCCATTGTTTCGCACGGCTGTTTTGGCGAGAACCTGATTGTGGACGGCATCGACTTCGCGGCCCTGCCCGTGGGCACGCGCCTGTCCTGTAACGAGGTTCTTATGGAAGTGTCGCAGATAGGCAAGGAATGCCACAGCCACTGCCAGATATTTCACACCATGGGGGATTGCATCATGCCCCGGCAGGGCGTGTTCGCCAAGGTTCTGCACGGCGGGCTTGTGCGGCCAGGTGACGAGATGCTCGTGCTGCCCGTTGGAAGAGAGGCTGGCGCGGACTACTAA
- the thrS gene encoding threonine--tRNA ligase: MEVRVEGQMVEGQAGDSVASVLQKALSGKKFKAVVAARALGGAEGLLDLSSPVPAGCDGLEPVYADSAEGLQMIRHSTAHVMAAAVKKLFPAARVTIGPSIDTGFYYDFDVEKPFSTEDFPAIEAEMQRIANAREPFSHEVLSKADAVARFKSMAEDYKVEIIESIDADTVSVYTCGDFADLCRGPHVPHTGFAKASKLMSVAGAYWRGDEKNRMLSRIYGTAFADEKALAAYLKMMEEAKRRDHRKLGRELSLFTFKEDVAPGMVFWLPKGMLIRTILEDFWRKEHLKRGYDIVQGPQLLRVETWQKSGHYDHYRENMYFTQIEEDAYGVKPMNCIAHMLIYGNELHSYRDLPQRYFELGVVHRHEKSGVLHGLLRVRQFTQDDAHIICAPEQLEGEILEVIHLIRDLMHLFGFEYKVAVSTRPESSIGTDEAWEMATSALVQAVEKAGLPYTINEGDGAFYGPKIDVRLLDCIGREWQCSTIQVDFTLPERFDLTYVGQDGERHRPVMVHRAIMGSLERFIGILVENFAGALPTWLAPEQARLLTVTDAGDEAAASMRDELKALGIRAQADTRNEKLGFKVREAQLAKVPYILVVGEKEVQAGGANVRLRNGDNLGLKSVAEIAALIRADAEEPFKKGGMRYSFA; this comes from the coding sequence ATGGAAGTCCGTGTGGAAGGGCAAATGGTTGAGGGGCAGGCTGGCGACAGTGTGGCCTCCGTGCTCCAGAAAGCCTTGAGCGGCAAAAAGTTCAAGGCCGTTGTGGCTGCCCGCGCGCTTGGCGGCGCTGAGGGCCTGCTTGATCTTTCTTCTCCGGTTCCCGCCGGGTGTGATGGCCTTGAGCCCGTGTACGCCGATTCGGCCGAGGGCTTGCAGATGATCCGCCACTCCACCGCGCACGTCATGGCCGCGGCGGTAAAAAAACTCTTCCCCGCTGCCAGGGTCACTATCGGGCCTTCCATTGATACCGGCTTTTACTACGACTTTGACGTTGAAAAGCCCTTCTCCACTGAAGATTTTCCCGCCATTGAAGCTGAAATGCAGCGCATTGCCAATGCGCGCGAGCCTTTCAGCCATGAAGTGCTGTCCAAGGCCGATGCCGTGGCGCGCTTCAAGTCAATGGCCGAGGACTATAAGGTTGAAATCATTGAAAGCATCGACGCCGACACGGTGTCGGTCTATACCTGCGGTGATTTTGCAGACCTGTGCCGTGGCCCGCACGTGCCGCACACGGGCTTTGCCAAAGCCTCCAAGCTCATGAGCGTGGCTGGCGCCTACTGGCGCGGCGACGAAAAAAACCGCATGCTGTCGCGCATTTACGGCACGGCCTTTGCGGACGAAAAAGCCCTTGCCGCGTACCTGAAGATGATGGAAGAAGCCAAACGCCGCGACCACCGCAAGCTGGGACGCGAACTTTCGCTCTTCACCTTCAAGGAAGACGTGGCCCCCGGCATGGTGTTCTGGCTGCCCAAGGGCATGCTCATTCGCACCATTCTTGAGGACTTCTGGCGCAAGGAACACCTCAAGCGTGGGTACGACATCGTGCAGGGCCCGCAGCTTCTGCGCGTGGAAACGTGGCAGAAGTCCGGCCACTACGACCACTACCGCGAGAACATGTACTTCACCCAGATTGAGGAAGACGCCTACGGCGTCAAGCCCATGAACTGCATTGCGCACATGCTCATTTACGGCAACGAGTTGCACAGTTACCGCGACCTGCCGCAGCGCTATTTCGAGCTTGGCGTTGTACACCGCCACGAAAAAAGCGGCGTGCTGCACGGGCTTTTGCGCGTGCGCCAGTTCACCCAGGACGACGCCCACATCATCTGCGCGCCGGAACAGCTTGAAGGCGAAATCCTTGAAGTAATTCACCTTATCCGCGACCTCATGCACCTTTTCGGCTTTGAGTACAAGGTGGCTGTGTCCACCCGGCCCGAGAGCAGCATAGGCACGGATGAAGCGTGGGAGATGGCCACCAGCGCCCTTGTGCAGGCTGTGGAAAAAGCCGGTCTGCCCTACACCATCAATGAGGGTGACGGCGCGTTTTACGGCCCGAAAATCGACGTGCGCCTGCTGGACTGCATTGGCCGCGAATGGCAATGTTCTACCATACAGGTGGACTTCACCCTGCCCGAGCGTTTCGACCTCACCTATGTGGGTCAGGACGGCGAGCGCCATCGTCCGGTCATGGTACACCGGGCCATCATGGGTTCGCTTGAGCGCTTTATCGGCATCCTGGTGGAGAATTTTGCCGGAGCCCTGCCCACATGGCTCGCCCCGGAGCAGGCCCGCCTGCTCACGGTCACCGATGCCGGCGACGAAGCCGCCGCCAGCATGCGTGACGAACTCAAAGCTCTGGGCATCCGTGCCCAGGCAGACACGCGCAATGAGAAACTGGGTTTCAAGGTGCGTGAGGCGCAACTGGCAAAAGTGCCGTACATTCTTGTTGTAGGAGAAAAAGAAGTGCAGGCGGGCGGCGCAAATGTGCGCCTGCGCAACGGTGATAACCTGGGGCTCAAGTCTGTGGCTGAAATCGCCGCGCTTATTCGCGCAGACGCCGAAGAGCCTTTCAAAAAAGGAGGGATGCGCTATAGCTTCGCCTAA
- the infC gene encoding translation initiation factor IF-3 produces the protein MRFRRDMPQDSVRRNEMIRAREVRVIAADGEQLGILQRNEAIALAKEAGMDLVEVSSNSEPPVCRVMDYGKFKYEQQKKKQEAKKNQTVVQIKEIKVRPKTDDHDYETKVRHIRRFLEDGDRCKITVFFRGREIVHKDRGMSILERVVQDLADIAKVDQEPRSEGRTLQMMLVPKK, from the coding sequence ATGAGATTCCGCCGCGACATGCCGCAAGACAGCGTGCGTCGCAACGAGATGATCCGCGCCCGTGAAGTGCGCGTGATCGCTGCCGATGGCGAGCAGCTTGGTATCTTGCAGCGTAATGAGGCCATTGCCCTGGCTAAAGAAGCGGGCATGGACCTCGTTGAAGTTTCTTCCAACTCGGAGCCGCCTGTTTGCCGCGTCATGGACTACGGCAAATTCAAGTACGAGCAGCAGAAGAAAAAGCAGGAAGCCAAAAAGAACCAGACCGTGGTGCAGATCAAGGAAATCAAGGTTCGCCCCAAAACGGACGACCACGATTACGAAACCAAGGTCCGCCACATCCGTCGCTTTCTTGAAGACGGTGACCGCTGTAAAATAACGGTATTCTTCAGGGGCCGCGAAATTGTCCACAAGGATCGCGGCATGTCCATTCTGGAACGGGTGGTTCAGGACCTGGCAGACATCGCCAAGGTTGATCAGGAACCCCGCTCCGAAGGCCGTACCCTGCAAATGATGCTGGTGCCCAAAAAGTAG
- the rpmI gene encoding 50S ribosomal protein L35, whose amino-acid sequence MPKIKTRRSAAKRFSQTGSGKFKRRRQNLRHILTKKAASRKMRLGQSTTVDQTNEKAVRRMLPNG is encoded by the coding sequence ATGCCCAAGATTAAAACCAGGCGTTCCGCCGCCAAGCGTTTTTCGCAGACTGGCAGCGGCAAGTTCAAGCGTCGTCGCCAGAACCTGCGCCACATTCTCACCAAGAAGGCCGCCAGCCGCAAAATGCGTCTTGGTCAGTCCACCACCGTGGATCAGACCAATGAAAAAGCAGTGCGCCGTATGCTGCCCAACGGCTAA
- the rplT gene encoding 50S ribosomal protein L20 — protein sequence MRVKRGLTGHRRHKKYLTAAKGFRGGRSRLYRTAREAVERSLQYAYVGRKLRKRDFRTLWILRINAGARLSGLSYSRFMHGLKTAGIDLNRKVLADLAVYKKDDFAKIVELAKAALGK from the coding sequence ATGCGTGTCAAGAGAGGTCTTACCGGTCATCGCCGTCACAAAAAATATTTGACCGCTGCCAAGGGTTTCCGTGGCGGCCGCAGCCGTCTGTACCGCACCGCCCGTGAGGCTGTGGAACGTTCGCTGCAGTACGCCTACGTGGGCCGCAAGCTGCGCAAGCGCGACTTCCGCACCCTGTGGATCCTGCGCATCAACGCTGGCGCCCGCCTGAGCGGTCTTTCCTACAGCCGTTTCATGCACGGTCTCAAGACCGCCGGCATCGACCTGAACCGCAAGGTTCTCGCCGACCTGGCCGTCTACAAGAAGGACGACTTCGCCAAGATCGTGGAACTGGCCAAAGCCGCTCTGGGCAAATAA
- the pheS gene encoding phenylalanine--tRNA ligase subunit alpha — translation MDLISALEGLVPELEKGLDQASSLEGLEALRVDFLGRKGRIAQIMSQLPKLEPEQRPAVGQTANSVKERCNDLFDARKQALEAGREAEALKRFDPSIPGRAPWSGTLHPTTLVMEEICEIFKGLGFEIVSGPEVEIDYYNFEALNMPPEHPARDMQDTLYITDKVLMRTHTSPVQARTMLHRKPPLAVVAPGKVYRRDSDLTHTPMFHQIEGLMVGEGISMAHLRGTLTAFVRAIFGGDTQVRFRPSFFPFTEPSAEVDISCCICGGKGHIGDAPCRVCKTTGWVEILGCGMVDPAVFEAVGYDPEVSGFAFGMGVERVTMLKYGIGDLRMFFENDTRFLGQFAR, via the coding sequence ATGGATCTGATTTCTGCACTGGAAGGCCTGGTCCCCGAGCTTGAAAAAGGTCTGGATCAGGCTTCTTCATTGGAAGGGCTGGAAGCCCTGCGGGTGGACTTTCTGGGCCGCAAGGGCAGAATCGCCCAGATCATGAGCCAGCTTCCCAAGCTGGAGCCTGAACAGCGCCCCGCCGTGGGCCAGACGGCCAACAGCGTCAAAGAGCGCTGCAACGATCTGTTTGACGCCCGCAAACAGGCCCTGGAAGCCGGGCGCGAGGCCGAAGCCCTCAAGCGCTTTGACCCCTCCATTCCCGGCCGTGCGCCATGGAGCGGCACCCTGCATCCCACCACCCTGGTGATGGAAGAGATTTGCGAAATTTTCAAGGGTCTTGGCTTTGAAATCGTGTCCGGCCCCGAAGTGGAGATCGACTATTACAACTTCGAGGCCCTGAACATGCCGCCGGAGCATCCTGCCCGTGACATGCAGGACACCCTGTACATCACCGACAAGGTGCTCATGCGCACCCACACGTCCCCTGTGCAGGCGCGCACCATGCTGCACCGCAAGCCCCCGCTGGCCGTGGTGGCCCCCGGCAAGGTCTACCGGCGCGACAGCGACCTCACCCATACCCCCATGTTCCATCAGATTGAAGGACTCATGGTGGGTGAAGGCATCAGCATGGCCCATCTGCGCGGCACGCTCACAGCCTTTGTGCGCGCCATTTTCGGCGGCGACACCCAGGTGCGCTTCCGCCCCAGCTTTTTTCCCTTTACCGAACCCTCGGCCGAGGTGGACATAAGCTGCTGCATCTGCGGCGGCAAGGGCCACATTGGCGACGCCCCCTGCCGGGTATGCAAAACCACTGGCTGGGTCGAAATCCTCGGCTGCGGCATGGTGGACCCCGCCGTGTTCGAGGCTGTGGGCTATGATCCCGAAGTCAGCGGCTTTGCCTTTGGCATGGGCGTGGAGCGCGTGACCATGCTCAAGTACGGCATCGGCGATTTGCGCATGTTTTTTGAGAACGACACCCGTTTTCTGGGTCAGTTCGCCCGTTAG
- the pheT gene encoding phenylalanine--tRNA ligase subunit beta — protein MLLSLSWLREFTPYEGTAEALGDRLTMLGLELEDIRRPYDSISSIVVGLVAACEDHPESDHLHICKVDAGQGELLDIVCGAPNVAEGQKVPVALVGTVMPDGMVIKKAKLRGAPSCGMICSERELGLTEDHSGIMVLPDSFVVGKPLVDQLALDREVLDISITPNRADCLSVLGLAREAALAFDLPLQIPAMPLQIDENAPQRLVPIDIKDPDLCWLYSGRVITGAKIGPSPMQMRHRLHSVGVRPISNIVDVTNYILFECGQPLHSFDLDKLEGGRIEISRAQEGEKFTTLDGQERALTAQDLCIRDASRAVALAGVMGGLNTEIGDASSNVFLESAVFRPGTIRKTSRRLGLSSEASYRFERGIDQQRSVWALDRACAMMAAISGGTVQPGLSIAEPRPFKAANISFRPSRADALLGVHLTPEFDQKVLTGMGCTVDASADVWHVSQPSWRPDLTREADLVEEVGRVHGLDTIAPELPAVAGNLDRAGEPESRFSFWSRLKHWGAGLGLNEAVNYSFVGHKDMDHLGLPREGRISIMNPLSAEQDALRTALAPGLLYDLRNNLAQGVQGLRLFELANIFEADATSETTARETGMLGVLLYGARFDAAWPQAEGDLDYADIKGIVENLLRFLHLPAPECTLAEGHPFLLPCVAITVDGRVVGVMGRIRPAMAEEFHARKDVWLAELNLEILRELYDAAEVRFRPLPVYPPVRRDITVMAAQGLTVSAIAAHVRGLGLPLLEDIVLVDCFEPKAAEGQDAVRNLTFRLTFRHADRTLKDTEVDKEREKVAQSLAAALGVKI, from the coding sequence ATGCTGCTCTCACTTTCATGGCTGCGTGAATTTACGCCTTACGAAGGCACGGCTGAAGCTCTGGGTGACCGCCTGACCATGCTCGGCCTTGAGCTGGAAGACATCCGGCGGCCCTACGATTCCATCAGTTCCATTGTGGTGGGGCTTGTGGCAGCCTGTGAGGATCATCCGGAGTCCGACCACCTGCATATCTGCAAAGTGGACGCGGGCCAGGGCGAGCTGCTGGACATCGTATGCGGCGCGCCCAACGTGGCCGAAGGCCAGAAGGTTCCTGTGGCCCTTGTGGGCACGGTCATGCCCGACGGCATGGTCATCAAGAAGGCCAAACTGCGCGGCGCGCCCTCCTGCGGCATGATCTGCTCTGAGCGCGAACTGGGGCTGACCGAAGACCATTCTGGCATTATGGTGCTGCCCGACAGCTTTGTGGTGGGCAAGCCCCTGGTGGATCAGCTGGCCCTTGACCGTGAGGTTCTGGACATTTCCATCACGCCCAACAGGGCGGACTGCCTTTCTGTGCTGGGCCTGGCCCGTGAAGCGGCTCTTGCCTTTGACCTGCCGCTGCAGATCCCGGCCATGCCCCTGCAAATCGACGAAAACGCGCCCCAGCGCCTCGTGCCCATTGACATCAAAGACCCCGACCTCTGCTGGCTCTATTCCGGCCGGGTCATCACCGGCGCGAAAATCGGCCCCTCGCCCATGCAGATGCGCCACCGCCTGCACTCCGTGGGCGTCCGCCCCATATCCAATATTGTGGACGTGACCAACTACATTCTTTTTGAATGCGGCCAGCCCCTGCACTCCTTTGACCTGGACAAGCTTGAAGGCGGCCGCATCGAGATCAGCCGCGCGCAGGAAGGCGAAAAGTTCACCACCCTGGACGGTCAGGAACGCGCCCTCACCGCGCAGGATCTCTGCATCCGCGACGCTTCGCGCGCCGTGGCCCTGGCTGGCGTCATGGGCGGCCTCAATACCGAAATCGGCGATGCCAGCAGCAATGTCTTTCTTGAGAGCGCCGTGTTCCGTCCCGGCACCATCCGCAAAACGTCGCGCCGCCTGGGCCTTTCGTCCGAGGCTTCCTACCGTTTTGAGCGCGGCATCGACCAGCAGCGCAGCGTCTGGGCGCTGGATCGCGCCTGCGCCATGATGGCCGCCATCAGCGGCGGCACTGTGCAGCCCGGGCTTTCCATTGCCGAGCCGCGCCCCTTCAAAGCCGCCAACATCAGCTTTCGCCCGTCCCGCGCCGACGCCCTGCTGGGCGTCCATCTGACCCCGGAATTTGACCAGAAGGTGCTTACCGGCATGGGCTGCACCGTGGACGCCTCTGCGGACGTGTGGCACGTGAGCCAGCCGTCCTGGCGGCCCGACCTCACCCGCGAGGCCGACCTTGTGGAAGAAGTGGGCCGTGTACACGGTCTTGACACCATTGCCCCCGAACTGCCCGCCGTGGCCGGCAATCTTGACCGCGCGGGCGAGCCGGAATCGCGCTTCAGCTTCTGGTCGCGCCTCAAGCACTGGGGCGCTGGCCTTGGCCTCAACGAAGCCGTCAACTACAGCTTTGTGGGCCACAAGGATATGGACCACCTGGGTCTGCCGCGCGAAGGGCGCATATCCATCATGAACCCCCTTTCTGCGGAGCAGGACGCCCTGCGCACCGCCCTGGCCCCCGGCCTGCTTTACGATCTGCGCAACAATCTGGCCCAGGGGGTTCAGGGGCTGCGCCTCTTTGAACTGGCCAATATCTTTGAGGCGGACGCCACCTCCGAAACCACGGCCCGTGAAACAGGCATGCTGGGCGTGCTGCTCTATGGCGCGCGCTTTGACGCTGCCTGGCCCCAGGCCGAAGGCGACCTGGACTACGCGGACATCAAGGGCATTGTTGAAAACCTGCTGCGCTTTTTGCACCTGCCCGCGCCGGAATGCACCCTGGCGGAAGGGCACCCCTTTTTGCTGCCCTGCGTTGCGATCACGGTTGACGGCCGCGTTGTTGGCGTCATGGGCCGGATCCGGCCCGCCATGGCCGAAGAGTTCCACGCCCGCAAGGACGTCTGGCTGGCCGAACTGAATCTGGAAATCCTGCGCGAACTGTACGACGCCGCCGAGGTGCGCTTCCGTCCCCTGCCCGTGTACCCCCCGGTGCGCCGCGACATCACGGTCATGGCCGCCCAGGGCCTCACGGTCAGCGCCATCGCGGCCCATGTGCGCGGCCTTGGCCTGCCCCTGCTGGAAGACATCGTGCTGGTGGACTGCTTTGAACCCAAGGCCGCCGAAGGTCAGGATGCCGTGCGCAACCTCACCTTCCGCCTGACGTTCCGGCACGCAGACCGTACCCTCAAGGACACGGAAGTGGACAAGGAAAGGGAAAAAGTGGCACAGTCTCTGGCAGCGG